One genomic window of Pecten maximus chromosome 3, xPecMax1.1, whole genome shotgun sequence includes the following:
- the LOC117323263 gene encoding ERO1-like protein alpha, translating into MTYQRRKAVCIFLQCAVFILTIVLTTQTKSEKQNDSNACFCKLNGEVDDCTCKVENLDTLNNEKIFPVLQSLLQKDYFRYFQVNLKKHCPFWTDDSRCAMKDCSVSTCEEDQVPEGLKNGGSKYAAEAQNENTCDEERELGALDSTISAESKAAFQNWTKHDDKLQTFCELDDDKSADMDHVDLLLNPERYTGYKGVSPHRIWRSIYEENCFKPSGKFQYGSQQSLAAMCLEKRVFYRLISGLHTSINLHLCAKYLFPASLYSAPTWGPNLQEFTKRFDPDATKGRGPQYLKNLYFTYLVELRAIAKAAPYLEQEDFFTGDSEGDKDVRKGVKEFIKIVKSFPDQFDESKLFQGIPMEASELKDEFRNHFLNISRIMDCVGCDKCKLWGKVQIQGMGTALKILFSGDSIGPLSTVDALQKQDFQLRRTEIVSLFNGFGRLSSSIKEIELFKRMLQ; encoded by the exons ATGACTTATCAACGTAGGAAAGCGGTTTGCATTTTTTTGCAGTGTGCTGTGTTTATTTTAACAATTGTGTTAACGACTCAAACTAAATCGGAAAAGCAAAATGATTCAAATGCCTGTTTTTGCAAG CTGAATGGTGAAGTAGACGACTGCACTTGTAAGGTTGAAAACCTTGATACATTGAACAATGAGAAGATATTTCCCGTCCTCCAAAGCTTACTACAGAAAGACTACTTCAGATACTTCCAA GTCAATCTGAAGAAGCATTGTCCATTCTGGACAGATGACAGCAGGTGTGCCATGAAAGACTGCAGTGTGTCTACCTGTGAAGAG GATCAAGTACCAGAAGGATTAAAGAATGGGGGCAGTAAG TATGCTGCAGAAGCCCAAAATGAAAACACATGTGATGAGGAACGAGAGTTAGGGGCCTTGGATTCAACCATCAG TGCTGAGAGCAAAGCTGCTTTCCAAAACTGGACCAAACATGACGATAAACTACAAACATTTTGTGAATTGGATG ATGATAAATCTGCTGACATGGATCACGTCGACCTCCTGTTGAATCCTGAGCGTTACACTGGCTATAAGGGAGTTAGTCCCCACAGGATCTGGAGGAGCATTTATGAGGAAAACTGCTTCAA GCCAAGTGGGAAATTTCAGTATGGTTCTCAGCAGTCACTCGCTG CAATGTGCCTTGAAAAGCGAGTATTCTATCGTCTCATCTCCGGTCTCCACACCAGTATCAACCTACACCTGTGTGCCAAGTATCTCTTTCCAG CTTCTCTCTATAGTGCCCCCACTTGGGGCCCCAACCTCCAGGAATTTACAAAAAGATTTGACCCGGATGCTACCAAAGGGCGTGGGCCACAGTACCTGAAAAATCTTTACTTTACCTACCTGGTAGAACTGAGAGCAATTGCAAAGGCAGCACCATATTTAGAACAG GAAGATTTTTTCACTGGTGACTCAGAAGGTGACAAAGATGTCAGAAAAGGGGTCAAAGAATTCATCAAGATTGTGAA ATCCTTTCCAGACCAGTTTGACGAGAGTAAATTGTTCCAGGGAATACCAATGGAAGCCTCTGAGCTTAAA GACGAGTTTCGAAATCATTTCCTCAACATTTCCCGGATCATGGACTGTGTGGGCTGTGACAAGTGTAAACTCTGGGGCAAAGTTCAG attCAAGGAATGGGAACAGCTTTGAAGATTCTTTTTTCTGGAGATTCCATTGGGCCACTATCTACTGTAGACGCTTTACAGAAACAGGATTTCCAACTCAGGCGAACAGAGATTGTTTCTCTTTTCAATGGTTTTGGCAg ACTGTCCAGCAGTATTAAAGAAATAGAGTTGTTTAAAAGAATGCTTCAGTGA